From a region of the Haematobia irritans isolate KBUSLIRL chromosome 4, ASM5000362v1, whole genome shotgun sequence genome:
- the Sqor gene encoding sulfide quinone oxidoreductase yields the protein MSVLKAVSLKMSSFSTVPKGLTTPLRNFSLAHVCLSQKKECKVLIVGGGSGGCALAAKLSSKLGKNNVIVVDPAEKHYYQPMFTLVGGGMKTVEQSCRPMSQVLPKNIEWIKEKAQNFDPKNNTVTTATGKEIKYDMLLIAAGLQLNYNKIPGLLEALAIPKGKVCSIYSPLYVDRTYDCLRSITEGNAIFTFPDSPVKCPGAPQKIVYIAEHYFRKQNKRNKINITYNTALPVLFGVKHYADALWPIVRKRNIQVNTRRNLIEVKPDNDTAVFVNLDKPEEKFEEKFSMLHAVPPMSTPDELSKCKELVNAAGFVDVDKSTMQHVKYSNVFAIGDCSASPNSKTAAAAAAQSPVVYNNMMSVLKGKSLKKTYDGYASCPLVTGYNTCILAEFDYNLMPLETFPVPQNKERYSMFYMKKDLMPLLYWHVMLNGYWNGPALMRNTLSVFNFGKK from the exons ATGCAAGGTCCTTATTGTTGGAGGTGGATCTGGTGGATGTGCACTTGCTGCCAAATTATCATCGAAATTGGGAAAAAACAATGTGATCGTAGTTGATCCAGCGGAG AAACACTACTATCAACCAATGTTTACCCTAGTTGGAGGTGGAATGAAAACTGTCGAACAAAGTTGCAGGCCAATGTCTCAAGTTTTACCCAAGAATATTGAATGGATTAAGGAAAAGGCCCAAAACTTTGATCCCAAAAATAATACCGTGACAACAGCTACGGGTAAAGAAATCAAATACGATATGTTGTTAATAGCCGCAGGATTACAATTGAATTACAATAAG ATACCCGGTCTACTTGAAGCCTTGGCCATACCCAAAGGTAAAGTTTGTTCCATATACTCTCCTTTATATGTGGATAGAACTTACGATTGTTTGCGTAGTATCACGGAAGGTAATGCCATCTTTACATTTCCTGATTCCCCCGTTAAGTGTCCAGGAGCACCGCAGAAAATCGTTTATATAGCTGAACATTATTTCCGAAAG caaaacaaacgtaataaaataaatattacataTAATACAGCTCTGCCTGTACTATTCGGAGTGAAACATTATGCTGACGCTTTATGGCCTATAGTACGAAAGCGTAACATTCAAGTAAACACACGCCGAAATTTGATAGAAGTAAAACCAGATAATGATACGGCCGTTTTCGTGAATCTCGATAAACCAGAGGAGAAATTCGAAGAAAAG TTTTCTATGCTACATGCCGTTCCACCAATGAGCACTCCAGATGAGCTATCTAAATGCAAGGAATTAGTGAATGCAGCTGGTTTTGTAGATGTCGACAAGAGTACAATGCAACATGTAAAATATAGCAATGTTTTCGCTATAGGTGATTGCTCTGCTTCACCAAATTCGAAAACAGCTGCAGCAGCAG CTGCCCAATCACCTGTGGTGTACAATAACATGATGTCTGTCCTCAAAGGAAAATCCTTGAAGAAAACTTACGATGGATATGCTTCGTGTCCTCTGGTGACTGGTTACAACACATGCATATTGGCCGAATTCGATTACAATTTAATGCCATTGGAAACATTTCCAGTGCCACAAAATAAGGAGCGCTACAGCATGTTCTATATGAAGAAGGATCTTATGCCATTATTATATTGGCATGTTATGCTCAATGGCTATTGGAATGGTCCAGCATTGATGCGTAATACTTTGtctgtttttaattttggcaaaaagtga
- the LOC142235234 gene encoding G2/mitotic-specific cyclin-B-like, giving the protein MKNHLEGRAELYAKMRAVLIEVHTQFHLVAETFQLAVAISDRYLQIVKDTKRSHLQLVGVTALFIAAKYEELFPPAIADCIYITDDTYTSKQIRQMELQIFKGFQIVPDKRWEIDWCILQNSLSNQQDP; this is encoded by the coding sequence ATGAAAAATCATTTGGAAGGACGAGCTGAGCTCTATGCTAAAATGCGAGCAGTTCTTATTGAAGTGCATACACAATTCCATTTGGTTGCCGAAACATTCCAATTGGCTGTGGCCATTAGTGATCGCTATTTGCAAATTGTTAAGGACACAAAACGTTCCCATTTGCAATTGGTGGGTGTTACGGCTCTCTTTATTGCTGCCAAATATGAGGAGCTATTTCCACCAGCCATTGCTGATTGCATATATATCACCGACGATACCTATACTAGCAAGCAAATACGCCAAATGGAATTGCAAATATTCAAAGGGTTCCAAATAGTACCTGATAAAAGATGGGAAATCGATTGGTGTATTCTCCAGAACTCACTAAGCAACCAACAAGATCCATGA
- the LOC142234583 gene encoding uncharacterized protein LOC142234583 — MKPIRIPIELNINLTLEGNNRRSRGNNNGRQTIRRRQDRESLSRRQLEQRLEQITEELRRLRIQNEQLQQIPRPMQLPTTYQYPQYYNQYPYGNQNIPYSRPSSLNTVNNSRATTQTVASNGPSMSTTATSDPKMVPPPSNENPK; from the exons ATG AAGCCAATAAGAATTCCAatagaattaaatattaatcTCACCTTAGAAGGTAACAATAGGAGAAGTAGAGGAAACAATAATGGAAGGCAAACCATACGGCGTCGACAAGATAGAGAAAGTTTAAGTCGGCGCCAGCTAGAGCAGCGACTTGAACAAATTACAGAAGAGCTACGCAGATTAAGAATACAAAATGAACAATTGCAACAAATTCCACGGCCAATGCAACTACCCACTACTTACCAATACCCTCAATATTACAACCAGTATCCATATGGAAATCAAAATATCCCATATTCACGACCATCTTCATTAAATACGGTAAATAATTCGAGAGCTACGACCCAGACAGTGGCTTCGAATGGTCCAAGCATGTCTACCACTGCGACTTCGGACCCAAAAATGGTTCCACCGCCTTCGAatgaaaatccaaaataa